Within Ovis aries strain OAR_USU_Benz2616 breed Rambouillet chromosome 11, ARS-UI_Ramb_v3.0, whole genome shotgun sequence, the genomic segment AGGAACCAATAGCAGTAACTAAAATTTCTCCAGCTTAAATTGAAGATTATTTCTCTATCTCTGTCTTTTACATTTGTCTCCATTAGGGGAAAAGAATTATCTACCTCATAATTAACTTGGCTGGAATGAATCAGACTGCATTTGTAAAAGTTTTAGAAGACTGATGAGTTGTACTAAACGTTACCATTATTTCCACCTGAACAGAAATTACTAACATCCATGATCAGTCCTTCATTAGATCCCACCTTCTCTTTAATTATTaaactatataaataataaaaaccatatgaaacctgaagaaaaatacaataaaatacatgttttttacATAACAAAGTTTAAACAAAAGAAGTACTataaaaaaattagagatttattttttttaagcctgtAATTTGCGTTTTGTCTGCCTCACACGTTATTTTCCCTGTGGAAAACCCAATTATTATCCTGAAAACAAGACTGTTTTAGAAAGTGACTGTACTGTGTCGAAAGAAAAGCCAGACGGATCCGCTATTAAGGGACCCACCGCAGAGCGTGCCTCCTCCTCCCCGCTGGGCAGCACAGCAGGGGGAGACCTTGGGCCAGTAAAGCGTGTGCTGTTTCCTCGGGAGTGAGACAGACAGGGGTCAGGATGCAGCCTCTAAAACGACAGACCCAAGCTCACCAAATAACCAGGCCACTCACAGTCTGACTACAGCAGAACCTTCCCACCTTTCTCCACACACGCCCCAAGCACAGTCTGGCCTGAGTCTCTGCCAACGCCTTTGCTCGACACAAACACCCTTCCCTCCTTTCTGTGGACCTAAATCCTGCCCAGCTTTAAATGCACACTTCAAGGTCTATTTCCCTAACAATGATCCTCCCAAAACCAAAATTACTTCCTATAGGATGGTCTTCctaaaaggagtacatcaaggctgtatattgtcaccctgcttatttaacttacatgcggagtacatcatgagaaatgctgggctggatgaagcacaagctggaatcaagattgccgggagaaatatcaataacctcagatatgcagataacaccacccttatggcagaaagtgaagaactaaagagcctcttgatgaaagtagaagaggagagtcaaaaagttggcttaaagctcaacattcagaaaacaaagatcatggcatccggtcccatcacttcatggcaaatagatggggaaacagtggaaacagtgtcagactttatttttgggggctccaaaatcactgcagatggtgattgcagccatgagattttttaaaagacacttactccttgggagaaaagttatgaccaacctagacagcatgttaaaaagcagagatgttactttgccaacagaggtccatctagtagaggctatggtttttccagtagtcatgtatggattataaagaaagttgagagccgaagaattgatgcttttgaactgtggtgctggagaagactcttgagagtctcttggactgcaaggagatccaaccagtcaatcctaaagaaaattagtcctgCGTTTGGAGGCTTCTTTGATCTCTCACAGTAGACATCATGAGCAAAGCTCACCCTCCCGAGTTGAAGAAATTTATGGACAAGAAGTTATCATTGAAATTAAATGGTGGCAGACATGTCCAAGGAATATTGCGGGGACTTGATCCCTTTATGAATCTTGTGATAGATGAATGTGTGGAGATGGCAACTAGTGGGCAACAGAACAATATTGGAATGGTGGTAATACGAGGAAATAGTATCATCATGTTAGAAGCCTTGGAACGAGTATGAACAATGGCTGTGTTCACCAGAGAAATCAACGCTTCCATGTGTCCCCTCTCCACATATTATTACCAGAAAAATTGGGTTGTGtacattttcttaacttttttgttaaataaacttttgtaatagccaaaaaaaaaaaaaaaagaaaattagtcctgaatattcattggaaggactgatgttgaagctgaaactccaatactttggccacctaatgcaaacagctgactcatttcaagagaccctgatgctgggaaagactgagggtgggagaaggggacgacagaggatgagatggctggatggcatcactgactcaatggacatgagtatgagtaaactccgggagctggtgatggacagggaggcctggcacgctgcagtccatggagtcgcaaagagtaggacacgactgagcgactgaactgaactgaactgaactgaacggatggTCTCCCTCTTAATCATCAGTATCTTGGATGCCTTATCTGACCAACACAACTATCTTAGAAATAGGAGTCCTGTTTTATATCATCTATATTCCCATGACAACCATCCTATTCACTAAAACCATTCAAAAAATACTTTAATTGAGTTTCCAAAAGAGTTGACCTAAGGTAACCTAAATGCCAAGCATTCCAAGAATTGTCCTGAACCAAACTCAATTCTCATTCAAACGGCAGTGCCATAGAGGGATGTATTCTCTTTAAGTGCACTTGCTTTTATCCAAAACTAGAATCTGTGATGAATCTATGGGATACACAGACAGAATATTCTGTGAAGTAAAAAAGCTTTATTCATTGTACTGTGCCTAATATTCAGCCAGACTTGCATTTCTGTCTAAAACTTATAAATCACTGAGTTTGCAAGAAGTATTAGAAGAGTATGCCTActgagaagaaaactgaaagccAAGGTCATCAATCATGTTCTAATTTGAATAATCTCTTTCATAAAGAGGCAAATTCTAATTTCCAGAATGAATGAAATTCAATATAGCAAAGCAAAAtgctttaaatacataaaataatatccTGATGGACAGTCTACTATCTGTTTTAGTaacttaaattataaaaaaagaaactctaaatttaagaaaagttaCATCACGAGCtaaaattaagactttttttccATCCATCACTTTGACTTTTCCTAACTCATTTTTGAGGACTGTCAGCAGTTCTGGATCAGTAATTCCAAATTATTTCTTGAAGACTTTGAGCCTCCTCCGAAATCATTTAACATGCTTACTAATCAataaagacatggaaaaacaaaaacccatatTTATAAAGCaagtaaattatattaaaaggCTGACTCTGCGATAAGGTTGCTGCTTCCCAAGAGAACTTTATTATGAAACATTTTctgtcatttgtatttcttcattttcccttCCAGATTATCTGTGTAGCCTTGCAAACACATAATGATCCAAAACAGCTGAGCTTCAGTAATTAAACACAAACCAACCTAAGAGAGCCAACTGCACAATTAAAAGGGCGCCGCAGCAATGACCACCATCATCCCTCTCAAAGGCCGTCTTCAAATTACCAACAGTCTATGTTCTAGaactataatttcaaaataaatgtttgaaattcAGAGCAGTGTTTTACAGAAACTAAGACCAGGGGTTACTTGAAAGATGTGAAATAACAAAAGCATATTATAAAATAGTATCTATAGTGAGTCCCATTTTATAAGTGAAAACTAGCAGAGTGTAAAGTAATAGTCTACATCCTGGGCCTGGATCCCTATATATCTATAGAGAGATAATATATAGAGGGAGATAtctatatatatcattttatctatatagagagagaatattttatataaaaagtccagagagagagagagagagatgaaacaaaatattaaaagtaaatatctCCTTCCCCAAAGTTTTAACTCCAGTCTAATCATGGGGAGAACGTCAGATAAATCCAAATTGAGGGACATTCTATGAAATACCTGAACCAGGACTCTTCaaaattgtcattaaaaaaagaaagaaaaatctgagaaactgtcaGAGCCCACAGGACATGACGACAACATCCAGTGTGGATGCTGGGCAGGAATCGGGCTTTTTGGGAAAATGAGAAATTCAAATAAAGTCTGGAAGTTTGCTAAGACTAATTTTCCAATGATGATTTCTTAGATTTGACAAATGTATCTTAAAAATGTAAGATATTAACAATGGCAGGTCAAGAATATGTGAGAACTCTCACCTACATTTACAACTTTCTCTAAGTCTACAGTTATTCCAGTATTAAAAGTAGGTATCTCTGAGTGGTAGAtgacagagttttaaaaattcatttgcatttcctaattttttaacAAGCAACATGCTTATTAAttccgatagctcagttggtaaagaatccgcctgcaatgcaggagacactggctcacttcctgcgttgggaagatctactggagaagggataggccacccactccagtattctggcctggagagttccatggactgtccagtccgtgggatcacaaagatctgacgcaactgaacgactttcactctAAATGCTTAGTTATCTGAAAGACAAAAAGGGGAGAAGACAGCTATTCTAgatcaagagaaattaaagagataaaaataaatatagtggggaaaaatgggaaaaattatatATGGACTTGATATCTGGCAGGATAACCATTAGTAGTactgaattattttcttaggTGTGACAATGGTATTATATCTAGAAAGAGAAATGCCCTCCTTCTTAGGAGACGTTGAAGTGTGAATGAAATGCCATCTAAGATATCTGCCACTTACCTTCAGCTggctcagaag encodes:
- the LOC106991442 gene encoding small nuclear ribonucleoprotein G-like — translated: MSKAHPPELKKFMDKKLSLKLNGGRHVQGILRGLDPFMNLVIDECVEMATSGQQNNIGMVVIRGNSIIMLEALERV